A region from the Linepithema humile isolate Giens D197 chromosome 1, Lhum_UNIL_v1.0, whole genome shotgun sequence genome encodes:
- the Mi-2 gene encoding chromodomain-helicase-DNA-binding protein Mi-2 homolog isoform X5, whose product MDETGGQVSNVGQPVDGSSDAEESQRLEEDDDYEPEERKKKKGKKRKARSEDKKGKKKKKKKKSDSGDESDFGGGEAAAGDAAGEDSDYAVNRKSRKSSSRKSSSHNAPPTTQSQEPTTGMPTIEEVCNTFGLTDVQIEYSDADFQNLTTYKLFQQHVRPLLAKENPKVPMSKLMMLVAAKWRDFSELNPHTQPDADVSSTNVDDDNRNARANRSGAIQEPEDEEEDDEDSDRKKKSRGSRAKKGKKASKVPTLKIKLGKRKRGSSDEEAEGSAAGSAADSDMEFEQMLADAEETPGVDGNKGNVEEAGVEPPAEPPVRRKAKTKIGNKTKKKKKTKTTSKFPDGEEGLQTDHQDYCEVCQQGGEIILCDTCPRAYHLVCLEPELEETPEGKWSCAHCEGEGIAGAAEDDDEHMEFCRVCKDGGELLCCDSCTSAYHTHCLNPPLSEIPDGDWKCPRCSCPPLRGRVAKILTWRWKECSDTPSEEPSTSKAAPKQRKIREFFVKWADMSYWHCDWITELQLDVFHPLMFRNYYRKYDMDDPPKLEEPLDESDTRVKRLKEQPGATNRDEYNLEERFYRYGVRPEWLVVHRVINHRLQRDGRATYLVKWRELGYDQATWEDEHADIPGLKQAIEYYLDLRAANCCDGTTSRKGKKGKGKKSKTRELIDDEERTPKRYTPPPDKPTTDLKKKYERQPDYLDQTGMQLHPYQLEGLNWLRYSWGQGIDTILADEMGLGKTIQTITFLYSLYKEGHCKGPFLVSVPLSTIINWEREFETWAPDFYCVTYVGDKDSRIVIRENELSFEEGAVRSGRASKIRSSSIKFNVLLTSYELISIDSACLGSIDWAVLVVDEAHRLKSNQSKFFRLLASYNIAYKLLLTGTPLQNNLEELFHLLNFLCRDKFNDLAAFQNEFADISKEEQVKKLHEMLGPHMLRRLKADVLKNMPSKSEFIVRVELSPMQKKYYKYILTRNFEALNPKGGGQQVSLLNIMMDLKKCCNHPYLFPAASQEAPTGPNGSYETSALIKAAGKLVLLSKMLKKLRDDGHRVLIFSQMTKMLDILEDYLEGEGYKYERIDGNITGAQRQEAIDRFNAPGAQQFVFLLSTRAGGLGINLATADTVIIYDSDWNPHNDIQAFSRAHRIGQANKVMIYRFVTRNSVEERVTQVAKRKMMLTHLVVRPGMGGKGANFSKQELDDILRFGTEELFKEEEGKEDEAIHYDDKAVAELLDRSKEGIEQKENWANEYLSSFKVASYVTKEGETEEEADTEIIKQEAENTDPAYWIKLLRHHYEQQQEDIARTLGKGKRVRKQVNYTDGGVTGDQGARDDQPWQENLSDYNSDFSAPSDDDKEDDDFDEKGDGDLLSRRSRRRLERRDEKDRPLPPLLARVNGNIEVLGFNARQRKAFLNAIMRYGMPPQDAFNSQWLVRDLRGKSEKNFKAYVSLFMRHLCEPGADNAETFADGVPREGLSRQHVLTRIGVMSLIRKKVQEFEHINGYYSMPEMIRKPIEPIKPEGTGEAATGTSSTSATPATSNAPSPSPAATPTPTSTAGAAIEASKTNSDASDAKESKDESKDKEGGDAKDSKEDSKNSKEDDEGNSEKDKEKEDIKKEEKDGETESAEKEKDKADVKDEKAAAAKHDDKAENSENKKTEPEEDVVIVKDDEEETEKREEKDNKEKDVKDSEDVVKPKRKFMFNIADGGFTELHTLWLNEEKAAVPGREYDIWHRRHDYWLLAGIVTHGYGRWQDIQNDIRFAIINEPFKMDMGKGNFLEIKNKFLARRFKLLEQALVIEEQLRRAAYLNLTQDPNHPAMSLNARFAEVECLAESHQHLSKESLAGNKPANAVLHKVLNQLEELLSDMKSDVSRLPATLARIPPVAQRLQMSERSILSRLAATAPGGSSSQTGQAALLAQQFPAGFSGGQLPATFAGAANFGNFRPQYSVPGQPPQGFTA is encoded by the exons ATGGATGAGACTGGGGGACAGGTATCAAATGTTGGTCAGCCAGTAGATGGCTCATCAGATGCTGAAGAATCTCAGAGATTG gaaGAGGACGATGATTATGAACCAGAAGAgcggaaaaagaagaaaggaaagaagcgAAAAGCACGTAGTGAGGataagaaaggaaagaaaaagaagaaaaagaaaaaatccgATTCTGGGGAt gaAAGCGACTTTGGTGGCGGTGAAGCAGCAGCAGGTGACGCGGCTGGTGAGGACAGTGACTATGCGGTCAATAGGAAGAGCAGGAAGTCATCCTCCAGAAAATCCTCCAGTCACAATGCACCACCGACCACTCAGAGCCAAGAGCCTACGACAGGCATGCCCACAATCGAAGAAGTGTGCAACACATTCGGCTTAACGGACGTACAAATTGAATATTCTGACGCCGATTTCCAAAACTTAACGACGTACAAACTATTTCAACAACACGTCAGACCGCTCTTGGCAAAAGAAAATCCaaaa GTTCCAATGTCGAAGCTTATGATGTTGGTGGCAGCCAAGTGGCGCGATTTCTCCGAATTAAATCCACACACGCAACCGGATGCGGATGTCTCATCCACCAACGTGGATGATGATAACAGAAACGCCCGAGCAAATCGAAGTGGTGCTATACAAGAACCTGAGGATGAAGAGGAAGATGACGAAGACAGTGATCGGAAGAAGAAATCGCGAGGTTCAAGAGCGAAGAAAGGGAAAAAGGCGTCGAAAGTACCGACGCTTAAGATTAAGCTTGGGAAACGCAAGCGGGGAAGCTCA GACGAGGAGGCGGAGGGTAGCGCCGCGGGCTCTGCGGCCGATTCCGACATGGAATTCGAGCAAATGTTGGCCGATGCGGAGGAGACTCCCGGTGTCGATGGTAACAAGGGTAACGTCGAGGAGGCTGGTGTCGAACCACCGGCCGAGCCGCCAGTTCGTAGAAAGGCGAAGACAAAAATCGGCAACAAGAccaagaaaaagaagaagacaaAGACTACTTCTAAGTTTCCGGATGGAGAGGAAGGTCTCCAG aCTGACCATCAGGATTACTGCGAAGTGTGTCAGCAAGGTGGAGAGATCATATTGTGCGATACGTGTCCTAGAGCGTATCATTTAGTGTGCCTGGAGCCTGAATTGGAAGAAACGCCCGAAGGAAAATGGAGTTGTGCCCATTGCGAAGGAGAAGGTATTGCAG GAGCAGCAGAGGATGACGACGAACATATGGAATTCTGCAGAGTGTGCAAGGATGGCGGAGAATTGTTGTGTTGCGACAGTTGCACGAGTGCGTATCACACGCATTGCTTGAATCCTCCATTATCGGAGATTCCCGATGGCGATTGGAAATGCCCGCGATGTTCTTGTCCGCCTTTGAGAGGGAGAG tgGCAAAGATATTAACGTGGAGATGGAAAGAATGTTCCGACACACCGTCGGAAGAGCCTTCTACAAGCAAGGCTGCACCTAAGCAGAGAAAAATACGCGAGTTCTTCGTGAAGTGGGCAGATATGTCCTACTGGCACTGTGACTGGATCACAGAATTACAACTTGACGTATTCCACCCACTCATGTTTAG GAATTATTATCGTAAATATGACATGGACGATCCACCAAAATTGGAGGAACCGTTGGACGAGAGCGATACTCGTGTAAAGCGTTTGAAGGAGCAGCCCGGTGCCACCAACAGGGATGAGTACAACTTGGAAGAACGTTTCTATCGTTACGGCGTTCGTCCGGAATGGCTGGTGGTTCACAGAGTGATCAATCATCGATTGCAAAGAGACGGCAGAGCCACGTATCTCGTCAAGTGGCGGGAACTTGGCTACGATCAGGCAACATGGGAGGACGAGCACGCGGACATCCCCGGCTTGAAGCAGGccatagaatattatttagatttgAGAGCCGCTAACTGTTGCGACGGTACTACGTCACGTAAAGGCAAAAAGG GTAAAGGGAAGAAATCGAAAACGCGCGAGCTCATCGACGATGAAGAAAGGACTCCAAAGCGGTACACGCCACCGCCAGACAAACCTACGACAGATCTCAAGAAGAAGTACGAAAGGCAACCAGATTACTTGGATCAAACTGGAATGCAGTTACATCCTTATCAATTGGAG GGTTTAAACTGGTTGAGATATTCATGGGGCCAAGGCATAGACACGATTCTGGCCGACGAAATGGGTTTGGGAAAAACTATTCAAACTATCACATTCTTATATTCCTTGTACAAGGAAGGCCACTGTAAAGGGCCTTTCCTGGTTTCCGTTCCCTTGTCAACTATTATTAACTGGGAGCGTGAATTTGAAACTTGGGCGCCTGACTTCTATTGTGTTACTTATGTGG GCGACAAAGACAGTCGTATTGTGATTCGTGAAAACGAATTGTCGTTCGAGGAAGGTGCTGTACGTAGCGGACGCGCCTCCAAAATTCGTTCGTCTTCAATTAAGTTTAACGTTTTGCTTACGAGTTACGAGCTTATATCCATCGATTCGGCATGCCTAGGCTCCATCGATTGGGCTGTTTTAGTTGTAGATGAAGCTCACAGATTGAAATCCAATCAGTCCAAGTTCTTCAGATTATTAGCTTCTTACAATATCGCGTATAAACTTTTACTGACTGGCACGCCACTGCAGAATAATTTGGAGGAACTGTTCCACTTATTGAATTTCTTATGCCGCGATAAATTCAACGATTTGGCAGCGTTCCAAAATGAATTCGCTGATATCTCAAAGGAAGAGCAGGTTAAAAAACTGCACGAAATGCTTGGACCGCATATGTTGAGGAGATTGAAAGCTGATGTATTGAAG aatatgcctagcaaatctgaatttaTCGTACGCGTCGAATTATCACCAATGCAGAAGaagtattacaaatatatattaacgaGGAACTTCGAAGCCTTGAATCCGAAGGGAGGCGGCCAGCAAGTGTCGCTGTTAAATATAATGATGGATCTCAAGAAATGCTGCAATCATCCATATTTGTTTCCTGCCGCGTCACAAGAAGCACCAACCGGACCAAATGGAAGTTACGAGACTTCAGCGTTGATTAAAGCGGCTGGCAAATTGGTTCTGTTGAGCAAGATGCTTAAGAAGCTGCGAGACGACGGACATCGAGTTCTTATATTTTCTCAGATGACCAAGATGTTGGATATTCTTGAAGATTATTTGGAGGGCGAGGGATACAAGTATGAGAGAATAGACGGCAATATAACCGGCGCGCAACGTCAAGAGGCCATCGACAGATTTAACGCTCCCG GCGCACAACAGTTTGTCTTTCTGCTTTCTACGCGTGCTGGTGGTCTCGGCATCAATTTAGCAACGGCGGACACGGTGATTATTTACGACTCTGATTGGAATCCGCACAACGACATCCAAGCGTTCAGCAGAGCTCACAGGATAGGCCAGGCTAACAAAGTTATGATCTATAGATTTGTCACGCGTAACTCCGTGGAAGAAAGAGTAACGCAGGTGGCCAAGCGCAAGATGATGCTCACTCATTTAGTCGTGCGACCAGGCATGGGCGGTAAAGGTGCTAACTTTAGTAAACAGGAGCTCGATGACATTTTGCGCTTCG GTACGGAGGAACTGTTCAAGGAAGAGGAGGGCAAGGAGGATGAAGCTATACACTACGACGATAAGGCTGTTGCCGAATTATTGGACAGAAGTAAGGAGGGTATCGAGCAGAAGGAGAATTGGGCCAACGAGTACTTAAGTTCCTTCAAGGTCGCCTCGTACGTGACGAAGGAAGGTGAAACGGAGGAGGAGGCGGACACGGAAATAATTAAGCAAGAGGCCGAGAATACCGATCCGGCATATTGGATCAAGCTGCTCAGACATCATTACGAGCAGCAACAGGAGGATATTGCTAGAACACTCGGAAAAG GCAAACGAGTGCGTAAACAAGTTAACTACACCGATGGCGGTGTGACCGGCGATCAAGGCGCGAGAGATGATCAGCCGTGGCAGGAGAATCTATCTGATTATAATAGCGACTTCAGTGCGCCCAGCGACGACGACAAGGAGGATGATGATTTCGACGAGAAGGGCGATGGAGACTTATTGTCTCGTAGAAGTAGACGAAGACTGGAGAGACGCGACGAAAAGGACAGACCTTTGCCGCCTCTGCTTGCCAGAGTAAACGGAAATATCGAG gtGCTAGGTTTTAATGCCAGACAGAGGAAGGCATTCCTCAATGCAATTATGCGCTATGGAATGCCGCCACAAGACGCTTTCAACTCTCAATG gTTGGTACGTGATCTGCGCGGAAAGTCCGAGAAGAATTTCAAAGCCTACGTTTCGCTCTTCATGCGACACCTCTGCGAACCAGGTGCCGACAATGCGGAAACGTTCGCAGACGGCGTTCCTCGAGAAGGTCTCAGTCGACAGCACGTACTCACAAGAATCGGTGTGATGTCCTTGATTAGGAAGAAG GTTCAAGAATTTGAACACATTAATGGCTATTATTCGATGCCGGAGATGATACGAAAACCGATAGAACCCATCAAGCCGGAAGGAACCGGGGAAGCAGCGACTGGTACCAGCAGCACTAGTGCTACACCTGCCACTTCGAATGCTCCCAGTCCTAGTCCTGCTGCCACGCCGACTCCGACTTCGACTGCCGGTGCCGCCATCGAAGCCAGCAAGACGAATTCCGATGCATCTGACGCTAAAGAATCTAAAGATGAATCGAAGGATAAGGAG GGTGGCGACGCGAAGGATTCGAAAGAAGACTCGAAGAATTCTAAAGAAGATGACGAAGGAAATTCTGAAAAGGACAAGGAGAAGGAAGATATTaagaaagaggaaaaggaCGGCGAGACGGAATCCGCAGAAAAGGAGAAGGACAAAGCCGATGTGAAGGACGAGAAAGCAGCAGCGGCGAAACACGACGATAAAGCAGAGAATAGTGAGAATAAGAAGACCGAACCAGAAGAAGATGTCGTTATTGTGAAGGACGACGAGGAGGAAACAGAGAAGCGAGAG GAGAAAGATAACAAAGAAAAGGACGTAAAGGACTCTGAAGATGTAGTGAAGCCTAAGCGTAAGTTCATGTTCAACATAGCCGATGGTGGATTCACGGAATTACACACGCTCTGGCTGAACGAAGAGAAGGCCGCCGTGCCGGGCCGTGAATACGATATCTGGCATCGTCGCCATGATTATTGGCTCTTGGCTGGTATCGTCACGCACGGCTACGGGCGATGGCAggatatacaaaatgatattag GTTTGCTATAATTAACGAGCCATTCAAGATGGACATGGGAAAAGGCAATTTCTTGGAGATAAAGAACAAGTTTCTAGCGAGACGTTTCAAGCTCTTAGAACAGGCGTTAGTGATCGAGGAGCAGTTAAGGCGAGCCGCTTACCTAAACCTTACGCAGGATCCCAATCATCCTGCCATGAGTTTGAATGCGCGATTCGCCGAAGTCGAGTGTCTCGCCGAATCCCATCAGCATCTTAGCAAGGAGAGCCTTGCGGGCAACAAACCGGCGAATGCGGTGTTGCACAAG GTATTGAATCAGCTGGAAGAGCTCTTGTCCGACATGAAGTCAGACGTGAGCCGTTTGCCGGCGACATTGGCGCGCATTCCACCGGTTGCTCAGAGACTCCAGATGTCTGAGAGATCAATACTGAGTCGATTGGCGGCCACGGCACCCGGCGGAAGCAGCTCTCAGACAGGCCAGGCCGCACTACTGGCGCAGCAATTTCCAGCTGGCTTCTCCGGCGGACAATTGCCGGCCACTTTCGCGGGCGCCGCCAATTTCGGAAACTTTCGACCACAATACTCAGTACCAGGGCAACCACCGCAGGGTTTCACAG CCTGA